A region from the Hydrogenimonas sp. genome encodes:
- a CDS encoding RND multidrug efflux transporter, which translates to MRSESSAHGSPSWVERVLGKPHIIISFLALFVMAGMLGYGKIHRNLFPNSNYPEVAIVIVEPGASAKTMASNIAVPVEEELYALDEIRRAYSTTIDEVTVIRAEFEYSKNIDTAVNDVTNAISKIRAKLPEDIKEPQIIKITEATAPVLVVAMSPKKDARLTLEDIRDIASSDIKHALLKTEGVANVDIFGGYEKEVQIIVDKEKLDRYRLSLESVIAAIQKSDNEYAVGFVSNEDHRYLLKSQGKRDSVERLKSLPVTSDIKLSDIANIYFGHYENSAAYFGNGKAAIALSIQRSVSADVIQTIDKVEKMLSEFRARYPNIDFEISDTQKETIVQSTINMFESLRDAIVMSTIVVFLFLASFRQILVVLVTIPLVYASTIALMWLVGIDFNVVTLTAIILALGLLLDDTVVVMENIERHYRELRKDIRSAVFDGTKEIMFADLSGTVTTMIALAPMLFVGGYPETVFAPLVGTLLLALLASYVISIVAVPLLSLYILAIKNPLLLKVEGWFHGIIGKSNDYIQSFFASLVRIITDSKKLGFLSIFALIALFVTSVKLVMPVVGQELMPPMDTGVVNIKITTDSNLPIEKSEEVMKRVNKIIYDQGKVLRVSGSIGSEAGVLSIGSGSGIDHISIAATYVNRYEREKDIWQISKALREAIAEVPYVKYLEVTPYGATALSSIRASVDAKLSSNNIEALPEAGEKVQKALDNTRGIVSTATTWDMDKVVYDLVIDEVEAARYGLKRSDITTQLKLALRGAPVASFPRVNAMDYTVRVWLPKEQIDNFETVLGMLIDTPTGKIPLNRIATLTTHKEPSLITREGLQYTLEVYGDREKAAISHIMANFEKELEGVQLAEGVTLEQIGDIKQFKASAERMIGAIITAVVLIFLTLIVMFGNIKISLMILFSIPLTVIGASWTMLAIGYHVSMPAMMGFMLLSGIIVNNAILLIHFAIEQIRAGKDKREAMLESIKIRTRPVLMTAFAVSVGMLPIAQGAAIGLERLAPLGAVAIGGLVVGTFMTLVFIPMVFIWTVKEEKILEM; encoded by the coding sequence ATGAGAAGTGAATCTTCCGCGCACGGCTCTCCCAGCTGGGTGGAGAGGGTACTCGGCAAGCCCCATATAATCATCTCTTTTCTAGCACTCTTCGTGATGGCGGGGATGTTGGGATATGGGAAGATCCATCGCAACCTTTTTCCGAACTCGAATTATCCTGAGGTCGCAATTGTCATTGTTGAGCCGGGTGCCAGCGCGAAAACCATGGCGAGCAATATCGCCGTACCTGTCGAGGAGGAGCTCTATGCACTCGATGAGATACGCCGCGCCTACTCCACCACTATCGATGAAGTTACGGTGATACGTGCTGAGTTCGAGTACAGCAAAAACATAGACACCGCGGTGAACGACGTAACCAACGCTATCTCCAAAATCCGGGCGAAACTGCCGGAAGATATCAAAGAGCCCCAGATAATTAAAATCACTGAGGCTACAGCCCCTGTTTTGGTTGTAGCCATGTCGCCCAAAAAAGATGCTCGGTTGACACTGGAAGATATAAGGGATATCGCTTCAAGTGATATCAAGCATGCTCTGCTGAAAACGGAAGGGGTAGCGAATGTAGATATATTCGGCGGATACGAGAAAGAGGTTCAGATCATCGTAGACAAAGAGAAGCTGGACAGGTATCGCCTCTCGCTGGAGAGTGTCATTGCCGCCATACAGAAGAGCGACAACGAATATGCCGTCGGCTTCGTCAGCAACGAAGACCATAGATACCTTCTCAAGTCGCAGGGCAAGCGTGACAGCGTGGAGAGGCTGAAATCTTTGCCGGTCACTTCGGATATTAAGCTATCAGATATCGCAAATATCTATTTCGGTCACTACGAAAACTCTGCAGCCTATTTCGGCAACGGCAAAGCGGCCATAGCTCTCTCTATCCAGCGCTCCGTCTCCGCAGATGTCATACAGACTATTGACAAAGTGGAGAAGATGCTCTCCGAATTCAGAGCCAGGTACCCCAATATCGACTTCGAAATCAGCGACACGCAAAAAGAGACGATAGTGCAAAGCACTATTAACATGTTCGAATCCCTGCGCGATGCTATTGTGATGTCCACGATTGTCGTTTTTCTATTCCTTGCATCTTTCCGACAGATACTTGTGGTGCTTGTAACGATACCGTTGGTATACGCCTCTACCATAGCTTTGATGTGGCTGGTGGGCATCGACTTCAACGTGGTGACACTCACGGCGATAATTTTGGCCCTCGGGCTTTTGCTTGACGATACCGTCGTGGTTATGGAGAATATCGAGAGGCACTATCGTGAGCTTCGAAAAGATATCCGTTCCGCTGTATTTGACGGTACCAAAGAGATTATGTTCGCCGACCTCTCCGGAACGGTTACCACTATGATCGCACTGGCACCCATGCTTTTTGTAGGCGGATACCCGGAAACTGTGTTTGCACCGCTGGTAGGCACACTGCTTTTGGCGCTTTTGGCATCATACGTCATCTCCATTGTAGCTGTACCGCTTCTCTCTCTGTATATCCTGGCGATAAAAAATCCTTTGCTCCTTAAAGTCGAAGGGTGGTTCCACGGAATCATCGGGAAGTCGAACGACTACATTCAAAGCTTCTTCGCTTCGTTAGTCAGGATCATCACCGACTCCAAAAAGCTGGGTTTTCTCTCCATATTCGCACTCATAGCGCTCTTTGTCACCTCTGTGAAACTGGTGATGCCGGTAGTTGGCCAGGAGCTGATGCCGCCTATGGATACGGGTGTAGTAAATATCAAAATCACCACAGACTCGAACCTTCCCATTGAAAAGTCGGAAGAGGTTATGAAAAGGGTCAACAAGATAATCTATGACCAGGGTAAGGTGTTGCGTGTATCCGGAAGCATCGGTTCCGAAGCGGGAGTACTCAGTATAGGTTCCGGCTCCGGAATCGATCATATTTCAATTGCTGCAACATATGTCAACAGATACGAAAGAGAGAAGGATATCTGGCAGATATCCAAAGCGTTGAGGGAAGCTATTGCCGAAGTTCCGTATGTAAAATATCTGGAGGTGACGCCGTACGGAGCTACGGCACTCTCAAGTATCCGTGCAAGTGTGGATGCTAAACTGAGCAGTAACAATATCGAAGCTCTTCCGGAAGCGGGCGAAAAGGTGCAAAAGGCACTTGACAACACGAGAGGAATCGTCTCTACCGCAACTACCTGGGATATGGACAAAGTTGTATACGACCTTGTCATAGATGAGGTGGAAGCCGCCCGGTACGGGTTGAAACGATCGGATATTACAACACAACTGAAGCTTGCGCTTCGAGGAGCACCTGTGGCCAGTTTTCCGAGGGTAAACGCCATGGATTATACAGTCAGGGTCTGGTTGCCGAAAGAGCAGATAGACAATTTCGAAACCGTTTTGGGTATGTTGATAGATACTCCGACGGGCAAAATTCCGTTGAACAGGATAGCGACTTTAACAACCCACAAAGAGCCTAGCCTTATTACGCGTGAAGGCCTGCAGTATACTCTGGAGGTTTACGGAGACAGGGAAAAGGCCGCGATTTCCCATATTATGGCAAACTTCGAAAAAGAGCTCGAAGGTGTGCAACTGGCCGAAGGTGTAACTTTGGAGCAGATAGGGGATATCAAGCAGTTCAAAGCCTCCGCGGAGCGTATGATAGGGGCAATTATAACCGCGGTAGTGCTTATATTCTTGACATTGATAGTGATGTTCGGAAATATAAAGATCTCTTTGATGATTCTTTTTTCCATTCCTCTTACGGTCATAGGCGCATCATGGACAATGCTCGCCATAGGCTACCATGTATCGATGCCTGCAATGATGGGATTTATGCTGCTTTCAGGAATTATAGTAAACAACGCAATTCTTCTTATCCATTTTGCAATCGAGCAGATACGGGCCGGGAAAGATAAGCGGGAAGCGATGCTCGAGTCCATAAAGATAAGAACCCGTCCTGTTCTTATGACGGCTTTTGCCGTCTCTGTGGGTATGCTTCCTATTGCCCAGGGTGCGGCTATAGGGCTGGAGAGGCTCGCTCCCCTGGGTGCAGTGGCTATCGGAGGGCTTGTGGTCGGTACATTCATGACCCTTGTGTTTATCCCGATGGTATTTATCTGGACGGTTAAAGAAGAGAAGATATTGGAGATGTAG
- a CDS encoding ABC transporter permease protein, translating into MINLAFKDIAHAKLKFLVTAMGVGMLLGIVLIMIGVYRGMVIDAQVLLDDTGADLWIVQDETLGPFAQSSRIHEDLKNTIKAQQGVDKTAALAFMGFQIRIPDGQMKRIYSVGYDPFGEILPINPDRLVAGRKIEKAHYEVVVSEKLGFRLGDKIPMGRDVYTVVGITRGAVSSGGEPVIYLSLDDAQKLQFLYSNPRIRNDRARGMNVEADNHLVNAVVATLKPGYDPNAVAKNIERWKHLSVFTDEQERWILTVNVIEMAKKQIGMFTVILIVVSSIIIALIIYTMTLEKIKEIAIMKLVGIPNLMIMKMIMQETFVLGILAFIFGNLFSHAIWDKFPKRVVLQLSDAWGLFGVILLASLAASLFGVYKAIKADERQAIGG; encoded by the coding sequence ATGATCAACCTCGCTTTCAAAGATATCGCCCATGCCAAACTTAAATTCCTGGTTACGGCGATGGGGGTAGGGATGCTGCTCGGTATCGTACTCATCATGATCGGTGTATACAGGGGAATGGTCATAGATGCCCAGGTGTTACTTGACGATACCGGAGCGGACTTGTGGATAGTGCAGGATGAGACCCTGGGGCCGTTTGCACAGAGTTCCCGTATTCATGAAGACCTGAAAAACACGATCAAAGCCCAGCAGGGGGTCGACAAGACGGCGGCTCTCGCTTTTATGGGGTTTCAGATACGCATTCCGGACGGGCAGATGAAGCGCATTTACAGCGTTGGCTACGACCCTTTCGGAGAAATTTTGCCGATCAATCCCGACAGACTCGTCGCAGGCAGAAAAATTGAAAAGGCGCATTACGAGGTTGTCGTTTCCGAAAAACTTGGCTTTAGACTCGGTGACAAGATACCGATGGGGCGTGATGTCTATACGGTAGTCGGCATTACGAGAGGTGCCGTCTCATCCGGAGGAGAGCCGGTTATCTATCTTAGTCTGGATGATGCGCAGAAGCTTCAGTTTCTATACTCCAACCCTAGAATACGTAACGACAGAGCCCGCGGAATGAATGTGGAGGCCGACAACCACCTTGTCAATGCAGTTGTTGCCACGCTCAAGCCCGGGTATGACCCGAATGCAGTGGCAAAAAATATAGAGCGCTGGAAGCATCTGAGTGTCTTTACGGACGAACAGGAACGGTGGATTCTCACGGTCAACGTTATCGAGATGGCGAAGAAGCAGATCGGTATGTTCACGGTGATTCTCATTGTCGTATCGAGCATCATTATCGCACTTATCATCTATACGATGACACTTGAGAAGATCAAAGAGATCGCCATAATGAAACTTGTGGGTATACCCAATCTGATGATTATGAAAATGATTATGCAGGAGACCTTCGTTCTGGGAATTCTCGCTTTTATCTTCGGCAACCTTTTTTCGCACGCCATATGGGACAAGTTTCCGAAGCGTGTAGTTCTGCAACTATCTGACGCATGGGGACTGTTCGGAGTTATACTACTGGCTTCTTTGGCAGCCAGCCTGTTCGGTGTCTACAAGGCGATAAAAGCAGATGAACGACAGGCAATCGGAGGATGA
- a CDS encoding probable RND efflux membrane fusion protein, with the protein MEITVFGTGTVGAKDLFPVCSSTGGRLLEVTKSEGEWVKKGEPVARLDPVDLHEQLFAAEASLKKASFEIESAKRTLKGLSAQRELALITFERYEKLKAQGFAAQAEYDKARADLEAITAQVETAKAQIESARAEAARARYNASAIKQRIARLTIYAPFDGYVVSKDARRFQTIAPQQSVITIVRPGDVWVRINIDERRAGAIKPHQKAEIRLRSKAETAMSGYVARIEPKSDPVTEERIVDVAFDRLPQPFFLNEQAEATIGVGKLDNTVVVPTKVLVHGGLWIYDNGRARFKKVEVLAENGEKAAVKGVEAGVKVLVPAPRKKPLREGARIYL; encoded by the coding sequence ATGGAAATAACTGTTTTCGGTACCGGAACAGTCGGTGCCAAAGATCTTTTCCCGGTATGTTCTAGTACCGGAGGCAGGCTCCTGGAAGTTACAAAAAGCGAGGGAGAATGGGTGAAAAAAGGAGAACCTGTGGCCAGACTGGACCCGGTGGATCTTCATGAGCAGCTGTTTGCGGCTGAAGCATCGTTGAAAAAGGCGAGTTTCGAGATCGAATCGGCAAAGAGAACTTTGAAAGGTCTCTCTGCCCAAAGAGAGCTGGCTCTAATCACCTTCGAGAGGTATGAGAAACTGAAGGCACAGGGTTTCGCCGCACAGGCCGAGTACGACAAGGCTCGAGCCGATCTCGAGGCGATTACGGCCCAGGTAGAGACTGCAAAAGCGCAGATAGAGTCAGCCCGCGCCGAAGCGGCAAGGGCGAGGTACAATGCATCCGCCATCAAGCAGCGGATCGCACGCCTGACTATCTATGCCCCTTTCGACGGCTACGTGGTCTCCAAAGATGCCCGTAGGTTCCAGACGATTGCACCACAGCAGTCCGTCATAACTATAGTGAGGCCAGGTGATGTATGGGTTCGAATCAATATAGACGAGAGGAGAGCGGGTGCGATCAAACCGCACCAAAAAGCAGAAATAAGACTCCGTTCCAAAGCAGAAACTGCTATGAGCGGGTATGTGGCACGCATTGAACCCAAAAGCGATCCGGTTACAGAGGAGCGCATAGTGGATGTTGCTTTCGACAGACTGCCGCAGCCATTTTTTCTCAATGAGCAGGCTGAAGCGACGATCGGCGTCGGTAAGCTCGATAATACGGTAGTTGTGCCGACCAAGGTATTGGTACATGGCGGTTTGTGGATTTATGACAACGGCAGGGCCCGCTTCAAAAAGGTAGAGGTCCTTGCCGAAAATGGCGAAAAAGCTGCCGTTAAGGGGGTGGAGGCCGGGGTCAAAGTCCTGGTCCCGGCACCTCGGAAAAAGCCGCTTCGCGAAGGTGCGAGAATATATCTATGA
- a CDS encoding outer membrane efflux protein, giving the protein MKMFFTLLIVGASVFAATLEELTDYAIHHNTAVKEGRAQIELSDLKRKESRTQQYGELDFTGNFTHYNFARTLAPLTPATLGTGAPVTASKDIFYAGVAYSVPLFTGFAQTRQIEISDIAKRMSDIRLKLTKEQLVYNVRSLYLSILAQREMLEAQIAYKDALTALRKQIAYEVELGKKAAIDLLKAESNEQAARTEAEVLADNIEVTRAALSALVGKEVERVEPLDIELKKPLYSIERLYAEAKGLAKVKVEDMALRKADKAIQKSESGKLPQVNFSGFAGKNYGKDVQTDEWGNETLWQVGVNIKWNIFDFGKRDILVEQARVAKIEAAFKKEQTLLDLRKLLTQAVSKMEQSYARYMGDLSRLELTEKSEKIEEVRYRSNVSTLNDLLLAKSQTQLVRAKLIESRYNYQKSKYYLEYLLEKGVSE; this is encoded by the coding sequence ATGAAGATGTTTTTCACTCTGCTGATTGTAGGTGCTTCGGTTTTTGCGGCTACACTCGAGGAGTTGACGGATTATGCGATACACCACAACACGGCAGTCAAAGAGGGTCGTGCCCAGATAGAGCTTTCCGATTTGAAGCGTAAAGAGAGCCGTACTCAGCAATATGGTGAGCTAGACTTTACCGGCAACTTTACTCACTACAACTTTGCCCGGACTCTGGCTCCGCTTACTCCGGCTACACTTGGCACAGGTGCACCTGTAACCGCCTCAAAAGATATTTTCTATGCAGGTGTGGCCTACTCGGTGCCGCTGTTTACAGGTTTTGCGCAGACCAGGCAGATAGAGATAAGTGACATTGCAAAGCGGATGTCCGACATCAGGCTGAAGCTCACAAAAGAGCAACTGGTCTACAATGTGCGCTCACTGTATCTCTCAATATTGGCGCAGCGTGAGATGCTGGAGGCACAGATCGCATACAAGGATGCTCTTACAGCGTTGAGGAAACAGATCGCCTACGAGGTTGAACTAGGAAAAAAAGCCGCCATAGATCTGCTCAAAGCCGAGTCGAACGAACAGGCCGCCCGGACAGAGGCAGAGGTGCTTGCCGACAATATAGAGGTTACCAGAGCGGCCCTTTCCGCTTTGGTCGGCAAAGAGGTGGAAAGAGTCGAACCTTTGGATATAGAGTTGAAAAAGCCTCTCTACTCTATAGAGAGGCTGTATGCAGAGGCGAAAGGTTTGGCAAAGGTCAAGGTGGAAGATATGGCTTTGCGTAAGGCTGACAAAGCGATACAAAAGAGTGAGTCTGGAAAGCTGCCGCAGGTGAACTTTTCAGGTTTTGCCGGAAAAAACTACGGTAAAGATGTACAGACGGACGAGTGGGGCAATGAAACCCTTTGGCAGGTCGGAGTAAATATAAAATGGAATATTTTCGATTTCGGAAAACGGGATATTCTGGTAGAACAGGCCAGGGTTGCAAAGATTGAAGCGGCTTTCAAGAAGGAGCAGACCCTTCTTGATCTACGGAAACTACTCACTCAGGCCGTTTCCAAGATGGAGCAGAGCTACGCCCGCTATATGGGTGATCTCTCCCGGCTGGAGCTGACTGAAAAGAGTGAGAAGATTGAGGAGGTACGCTACAGGAGCAATGTCTCGACGCTGAACGACCTTCTCCTTGCAAAGTCACAGACGCAACTTGTGCGTGCAAAGTTGATTGAGAGTCGCTATAACTATCAGAAGAGTAAATACTACCTTGAGTATCTGCTGGAAAAGGGGGTGAGTGAGTGA
- a CDS encoding secretion protein HlyD, translating into MKNKKLIITAVAILAVVVLGIKGKGLLEQRKEEVANEPLPATAEISVEVTKAEHGVLQNSLSFLAEVLSDKSIKISTKLAGYVEKVLVEEAQKVKKGDLLVVIDSVELKSNIEALESAREAQESDALLAQSIYERNEKLYRIGGISKEKLEISKVTFELKRAALENTKEKIAQLKHQLGYLKIVAPFDGVVESVLLHEGDLAAAGKPIIAMSDHGKKLLFSFAPDEKKSIAGGQRVFFGNREIGYVKSIYPSAKNGLVAAEVTLSEKLSYPTGTTIYIDVLTRELEGCILPAGTLLHKKEGTYVMVYDDGRFTPARVDVEIETKERVIVTPCPKGFIALGSEAKLTKLQALDRVNVLGETDEK; encoded by the coding sequence GTGAAAAATAAAAAATTGATCATTACGGCGGTTGCGATATTGGCCGTGGTCGTTTTGGGAATAAAAGGAAAAGGGCTGCTCGAACAGAGAAAAGAGGAAGTTGCCAATGAACCGCTGCCCGCAACGGCCGAAATAAGCGTGGAGGTTACTAAGGCGGAGCATGGGGTGCTTCAAAACTCTCTATCTTTCCTGGCAGAGGTTCTTTCCGACAAAAGCATCAAGATATCTACCAAGCTTGCAGGTTACGTGGAGAAGGTTTTGGTGGAAGAGGCGCAAAAGGTAAAGAAGGGTGACCTTCTGGTGGTTATAGATTCGGTTGAACTAAAGTCGAATATTGAAGCGCTCGAATCTGCACGGGAGGCGCAGGAGAGCGACGCCCTTCTTGCACAGAGTATCTATGAGCGCAATGAAAAGCTCTATCGGATAGGCGGGATCTCGAAAGAGAAGCTGGAGATTTCAAAAGTGACTTTTGAGTTGAAGCGTGCGGCACTTGAGAATACAAAAGAGAAGATTGCGCAGTTGAAACATCAGCTGGGCTATTTGAAAATAGTCGCACCTTTTGACGGTGTTGTAGAGAGTGTCCTGCTGCATGAGGGGGATCTGGCGGCGGCGGGGAAGCCCATCATCGCCATGAGCGACCATGGGAAAAAGCTGCTCTTCTCATTTGCGCCGGATGAAAAAAAGAGTATTGCCGGGGGCCAGAGAGTATTTTTCGGAAATAGAGAAATAGGGTATGTAAAGTCTATATACCCATCCGCCAAAAACGGTCTCGTTGCAGCGGAAGTGACTCTTTCTGAAAAGCTCTCCTATCCGACCGGAACAACTATCTACATCGATGTTCTGACCAGGGAACTGGAGGGGTGTATACTGCCTGCCGGAACTCTCTTGCATAAAAAAGAGGGTACATATGTGATGGTTTACGATGACGGCAGGTTCACTCCTGCACGGGTAGATGTCGAGATAGAGACGAAAGAGAGGGTGATCGTCACTCCCTGCCCCAAGGGCTTCATCGCACTCGGCAGCGAGGCAAAACTTACAAAACTCCAGGCGCTCGACAGGGTAAACGTTCTGGGAGAGACAGATGAGAAGTGA
- a CDS encoding ABC transporter, ATP-binding protein has translation MDGKAANGSGEIGIKVEGLSKIFGQGDSEVRVLEYASLEVKKGEFAALVAPSGAGKTTLLMMIGCVEKPTSGKIWLGDDLVWDEDHWSIPDTRRIRREKLGFIFQAHYLIPFLNVLENVILIPTTNGMSRKDAEAKAMELLDYFDISEKAHSMPSQLSGGQNQRVAIARALSNDPNIILADEPTAALDMSRAVSVVKLLRKIAKERNVAIVMVTHDSRLLPYCDKILSIENRKVVTKTQVAEEFI, from the coding sequence GTGGACGGTAAAGCGGCAAACGGTTCGGGTGAGATAGGAATAAAAGTCGAAGGTTTGAGTAAAATTTTCGGTCAGGGTGATTCGGAAGTGCGCGTACTTGAATATGCCTCTTTGGAGGTGAAAAAGGGTGAGTTCGCCGCGTTGGTGGCGCCGAGCGGAGCCGGAAAAACGACGCTTTTGATGATGATTGGGTGCGTCGAAAAACCTACAAGCGGCAAGATATGGCTCGGTGACGATCTTGTCTGGGATGAAGATCACTGGAGTATACCCGACACGAGGCGTATACGCCGTGAAAAACTCGGGTTCATTTTTCAGGCTCACTATCTGATACCGTTTCTGAATGTCCTTGAAAACGTCATCCTCATTCCCACCACCAACGGTATGTCCAGAAAAGATGCGGAAGCCAAAGCTATGGAACTTCTCGACTACTTCGATATATCCGAAAAAGCCCACAGTATGCCGAGTCAGCTCTCCGGAGGTCAGAACCAGCGTGTAGCCATCGCCAGGGCGCTCTCCAACGACCCCAATATCATACTGGCGGACGAACCCACCGCGGCCCTCGATATGAGCCGTGCCGTCAGCGTTGTGAAACTGCTGCGAAAAATCGCCAAAGAGAGAAACGTGGCTATCGTAATGGTAACTCACGACAGCAGGCTTCTTCCATATTGCGACAAGATACTTTCCATAGAAAACAGAAAAGTTGTCACAAAAACACAGGTGGCCGAAGAGTTTATATAG
- a CDS encoding type I secretion system, outer membrane component LapE has translation MKRSLLVLSLLLAPLWAQTLTLQRCIESALETHPDVKAGLYKAEQAKESVTSQKSGRLPQLSLSAEYDPQRTYVMPQSGQFHTVDSDGWSVGLQVRQKIYDFSQTAGRIEASKKRREISELSYEDAKALMRYRVKISYALLLVQKAALEARRKDLAAKEALYHQAQALYEQGLKTEADESRFYASVKEAEDGLAQARAAYEKARVALEQLTGLEISKETEFDKDVLMQKSTVAGDLNATLSQNLRLRISKKSLEAAGFDAEAADGAKWGSIDAVAEATHVESLSNYDTTLLGVRYSLPLYSGGKLSAEAQKARIAKMLAKEQDESTRRAIVEEYRGVVADLQESQRRIEARKAQERAMEDTKRLLNARYKAGLGTYVEVLDAEAAWLDARLGLLSALYARASSIFRLEYLNGK, from the coding sequence ATGAAGCGCTCTCTTCTTGTACTCTCTCTTCTGCTTGCTCCTTTGTGGGCGCAGACGCTTACTCTTCAGCGATGCATCGAGAGTGCGCTTGAGACCCATCCTGATGTCAAGGCGGGCCTATACAAAGCAGAGCAGGCGAAAGAGAGTGTGACTTCGCAAAAGAGCGGCCGTTTGCCGCAGCTGTCTCTATCGGCCGAATACGATCCGCAGCGCACCTATGTGATGCCGCAGTCGGGGCAGTTTCATACCGTAGACAGCGACGGATGGAGCGTCGGACTGCAGGTGCGCCAAAAGATTTACGACTTCTCCCAGACTGCCGGCCGTATAGAAGCATCGAAAAAAAGAAGAGAGATTTCAGAGTTGAGCTACGAGGATGCGAAAGCGCTTATGCGCTACCGTGTAAAGATATCTTACGCGCTGCTCCTGGTGCAGAAAGCGGCCTTGGAGGCAAGAAGAAAAGATCTTGCGGCCAAAGAGGCGCTCTATCATCAGGCGCAGGCACTCTACGAACAGGGGTTGAAGACAGAGGCCGACGAGAGCCGCTTCTATGCCAGTGTAAAAGAGGCCGAAGACGGCTTGGCACAGGCGCGCGCCGCCTATGAGAAGGCGAGGGTGGCACTCGAACAGCTTACCGGCCTGGAAATTTCCAAAGAGACCGAGTTTGACAAAGATGTGCTTATGCAAAAGAGTACGGTTGCGGGCGACTTGAATGCTACCCTATCGCAAAATCTTCGCCTTCGTATATCCAAAAAGAGTTTGGAGGCGGCCGGTTTTGACGCAGAAGCGGCGGATGGAGCCAAATGGGGAAGCATCGATGCCGTGGCGGAAGCGACGCATGTAGAGAGTCTATCCAATTACGACACGACACTTCTGGGAGTGCGCTACAGCCTGCCGCTTTACAGCGGGGGAAAGCTGAGTGCGGAAGCCCAGAAGGCAAGGATTGCGAAAATGCTCGCCAAGGAGCAGGATGAGAGTACTCGCCGGGCGATCGTAGAGGAGTATAGAGGAGTTGTGGCGGATTTACAGGAGTCGCAGCGGCGCATCGAAGCGAGAAAAGCACAGGAGAGAGCCATGGAAGATACGAAAAGACTGCTCAATGCACGTTACAAGGCCGGGCTTGGGACGTATGTGGAGGTACTTGATGCCGAAGCGGCCTGGCTCGATGCCAGGCTTGGGCTTTTGAGTGCTCTTTATGCCCGTGCATCATCCATTTTCAGACTGGAGTATTTGAATGGGAAATAG
- a CDS encoding protein ytfJ precursor: protein MRWIIAVLTSVLVAAHAVNIGERLPHVVLEKENGGTSDGKSWDSSTLESGVHLLLYMDPDRRKETQPLFDRLKRSATEGKPFPTVAIVNLAATWMPDFVLESMLSKKQKELKNTVFVFDRRKYLVDKWRLEDEASNVMIVDRNSEVLYYRSGEISPAEAEHIINLIQSMVD, encoded by the coding sequence ATGAGGTGGATAATAGCGGTTTTGACATCTGTTTTGGTGGCCGCACATGCCGTAAATATAGGTGAGAGGCTTCCGCATGTAGTGTTGGAAAAAGAGAACGGCGGTACGAGTGACGGCAAATCCTGGGACTCTTCAACCCTCGAGTCCGGGGTGCATCTTCTGCTCTATATGGACCCGGACAGGAGAAAAGAGACGCAGCCTCTGTTTGACAGGCTGAAACGGTCGGCTACCGAAGGAAAACCGTTTCCCACTGTCGCCATAGTCAACCTTGCCGCCACATGGATGCCCGATTTCGTACTGGAGTCGATGTTGTCCAAAAAGCAGAAAGAGCTGAAAAACACTGTTTTTGTTTTCGACAGGAGAAAGTATCTGGTCGATAAGTGGCGGCTCGAAGATGAGGCTTCGAATGTCATGATAGTGGACAGGAACTCAGAGGTTCTATATTACAGGAGCGGTGAAATCTCTCCCGCGGAGGCGGAGCATATTATAAACCTGATTCAGAGTATGGTTGATTGA